A genome region from Labilibaculum antarcticum includes the following:
- a CDS encoding glycoside hydrolase family protein, whose protein sequence is MKWKKLGKIFDPTEHELPNACLEFAQSPQAIVFDDFVRIYFSTRQIDKNGKFLSHIAFADFDKSLKKIIQISSKPVISLGKLGCYDEHGIFPLNVVRDEDKILGYIGGWTRRVSVSVETSIGLSESFDNGLTFKRIGDGPVLTSSLHEPYLVGDPFVAIFDDIYHMWYIYGTKWVQPEGTDEPQRVYKIGYATSDNGISWQKHNKQLITNKLNTNECQALPSVIKYNNKYHMVFCYREATNFRNNSQRAYRIGYAFSEDMKNWIRKDDQVGIDVSMDGWDSEMQCYPHMFHCDGKIYLLYNGNKFGRYGFGLAVLENL, encoded by the coding sequence ATGAAATGGAAAAAACTAGGAAAAATTTTTGATCCAACAGAACATGAGCTCCCCAATGCTTGCCTTGAGTTTGCCCAATCTCCTCAAGCCATTGTTTTTGATGACTTTGTTCGGATATACTTTTCAACAAGGCAAATAGATAAAAACGGAAAATTTTTAAGCCATATTGCTTTTGCCGATTTTGATAAAAGCTTGAAAAAAATCATCCAGATCTCATCAAAACCTGTTATCAGCTTAGGCAAACTAGGATGTTACGACGAGCATGGGATATTTCCTTTAAATGTAGTGAGAGACGAGGATAAAATCCTAGGCTATATTGGAGGATGGACCAGAAGAGTATCAGTATCAGTTGAAACCTCCATAGGCTTATCTGAAAGTTTTGATAACGGTCTAACTTTTAAAAGAATTGGAGATGGACCTGTTTTAACTTCATCTTTACACGAGCCTTACCTGGTTGGAGATCCTTTCGTTGCCATTTTCGACGACATTTATCATATGTGGTATATATACGGAACCAAATGGGTTCAGCCCGAAGGTACAGATGAACCTCAACGGGTTTATAAAATTGGATATGCCACATCTGATAATGGAATTTCATGGCAAAAGCACAACAAACAGCTAATCACCAACAAACTAAATACCAATGAATGTCAGGCACTGCCAAGTGTCATCAAATACAATAACAAATACCACATGGTATTTTGTTACCGGGAAGCAACTAATTTTAGGAATAACAGCCAAAGAGCTTATCGGATTGGATATGCTTTCTCTGAGGACATGAAAAACTGGATTCGCAAGGATGACCAAGTTGGTATTGATGTCTCTATGGATGGCTGGGACTCGGAAATGCAATGCTACCCGCACATGTTCCATTGCGATGGGAAAATATATCTTTTATATAATGGAAATAAATTTGGACGTTATGGCTTTGGACTTGCTGTTCTAGAAAACTTGTAA
- a CDS encoding GNAT family N-acetyltransferase translates to MKISYKIKSANEQDIHNHLIECKDRFIPPLDKTVCLQDYSRKIYNQAITFEAWVENRLIGCVAAYFNYSENHSGFITNVSVTKDYTGKGVALELMSACIKYSFENQIKEISLEVCKKSTGAIHLYEKLNFLKIEDKNDFIIMKHNLN, encoded by the coding sequence ATGAAGATAAGCTACAAAATAAAAAGTGCAAATGAGCAAGACATTCACAATCATTTAATTGAGTGTAAAGATCGTTTCATTCCTCCGCTCGACAAAACAGTCTGCCTTCAGGACTATTCGAGAAAAATATATAATCAAGCGATCACATTCGAAGCTTGGGTTGAGAACAGACTTATTGGATGTGTTGCTGCTTATTTTAATTATTCAGAAAATCATTCCGGATTCATAACCAATGTAAGTGTCACCAAGGATTATACTGGAAAAGGGGTTGCTTTAGAGTTAATGTCAGCTTGTATTAAATATTCTTTTGAAAACCAAATCAAGGAAATTAGTTTAGAGGTTTGTAAAAAGAGTACCGGCGCCATTCATTTGTATGAGAAATTAAACTTCCTAAAAATAGAGGACAAGAATGATTTTATTATTATGAAACACAACCTGAATTAA
- a CDS encoding superoxide dismutase, whose protein sequence is MIHELPQLPYALNELEPSISQRTLEFHYGKHHQAYVTNLNNLIKGTAFEKASLDEIVRHSEGGIFNNGAQVYNHTFYFMALSPNGGGEPKGKLADALTETFGSLAAFKEEFSKAGATLFGSGWVWLVADSHNKLRIVKKNNAGNPLTDGMTPILTMDVWEHAYYLDTQNARPKYIENFWNLVNWDVIEKRFEE, encoded by the coding sequence ATGATACACGAACTACCGCAATTACCTTATGCTTTAAATGAGCTTGAACCATCAATTAGCCAAAGAACATTAGAGTTTCATTATGGAAAGCATCATCAGGCCTACGTTACCAATTTGAATAATTTAATTAAAGGAACTGCCTTTGAGAAAGCTAGCTTAGACGAAATTGTTCGTCATTCCGAAGGTGGAATTTTCAATAATGGGGCGCAGGTTTACAATCACACTTTTTATTTTATGGCTTTAAGTCCAAATGGAGGAGGAGAACCTAAAGGGAAATTAGCTGATGCATTAACCGAAACATTTGGATCATTAGCTGCATTTAAAGAAGAATTTTCGAAAGCTGGTGCAACATTATTTGGATCGGGTTGGGTATGGCTGGTAGCCGATTCTCATAACAAATTAAGAATTGTGAAGAAAAATAATGCCGGTAATCCACTTACTGACGGCATGACACCAATATTAACTATGGATGTTTGGGAACATGCCTATTATTTGGATACACAAAATGCACGTCCGAAATACATTGAGAACTTCTGGAATTTGGTGAATTGGGATGTGATTGAAAAACGATTCGAGGAATAA
- a CDS encoding superoxide dismutase, translated as MAFELPKLQYAYDALEPHIDARTMEIHHSKHHAGYTNNLNVAIAGTDIEGQSIENILANISKQSVAVRNNGGGFFNHDLFWNVMSPNGGGNPSGSLLAAIEKDFGSFESFKEEFSKAAATRFGSGWAWLVKQSNGKLVVSSTPNQDNPLMDLADVKGTPILGLDVWEHAYYLKFQNKRPDYISEFWNVVNWEEVAKRFQD; from the coding sequence ATGGCATTTGAATTACCAAAATTACAATATGCTTACGATGCTCTCGAGCCACATATTGATGCAAGAACAATGGAAATCCATCATTCAAAACATCACGCAGGATATACAAATAACTTGAATGTTGCTATTGCGGGAACAGATATTGAAGGACAAAGCATAGAAAATATATTAGCAAACATTTCGAAGCAATCAGTTGCTGTGCGAAATAATGGAGGTGGATTTTTCAACCACGATTTATTTTGGAACGTAATGTCTCCAAATGGAGGAGGAAATCCTTCAGGTTCATTATTAGCTGCAATTGAAAAAGATTTTGGATCGTTTGAATCATTTAAAGAAGAATTTTCCAAAGCTGCTGCTACTCGTTTTGGTTCAGGTTGGGCTTGGTTGGTGAAACAATCAAATGGCAAACTTGTTGTGAGTTCAACTCCAAATCAAGATAATCCACTAATGGATTTAGCAGACGTAAAAGGAACACCAATTTTAGGATTGGATGTTTGGGAACACGCATATTATCTGAAATTTCAGAATAAACGACCAGATTACATTTCAGAATTCTGGAATGTAGTAAATTGGGAGGAAGTGGCTAAACGCTTTCAGGATTAG
- a CDS encoding MATE family efflux transporter, with protein sequence MNKRILKIALPNIVSNITIPLLGIVDLALMGHLGKVDFIGAIALGGTIFNFLYWGFAFLRMGTTGITAQAYGARNLSETILSLSRALLVALLGSIVILLLQKPIADLSFYVFDCEASVEKIAKSYYYIRVWAAPATIGLYALTGWFIGMQNSKIPMIIAVVSNIINIALSTYFVYGMNLDARGVALGTVIAQYCGLFMALFFILRFYRRLFHYWSRKGMMQIKELKNFIAINKDIFIRTLCIIFVFTFFTTESANTNKTILAVNSLLLQFLFIFSYFMDGFAFAAEALVGKFIGAKNQTGLRSVIRLLFIWGIGISLAFTIFYATSSNWILAALTNSESTILEAQAYIKWIVLLPILSFSSFLLDGIFIGATASVYMRKTMIAATLFVFIPSYYFLSNSFQNHGLWMAMLGFMLARGVFQTIYYKKAILLKFN encoded by the coding sequence GTGAACAAACGAATTCTCAAAATAGCGCTTCCAAATATTGTCAGTAATATTACCATTCCCCTTTTAGGTATTGTCGATCTGGCTTTGATGGGACATTTGGGAAAAGTTGATTTTATTGGTGCCATAGCCTTGGGAGGAACCATTTTTAATTTTCTTTATTGGGGATTTGCCTTTTTGCGCATGGGTACAACAGGAATAACTGCCCAAGCCTATGGAGCAAGAAATCTGAGCGAAACAATTCTGTCCTTGTCTAGAGCACTTTTAGTTGCACTACTTGGAAGTATTGTTATATTATTACTACAAAAACCAATTGCTGATTTAAGTTTCTATGTGTTTGACTGTGAAGCATCGGTGGAGAAAATAGCTAAATCGTACTATTACATTAGAGTTTGGGCGGCACCTGCAACAATTGGTTTGTATGCCTTAACGGGATGGTTTATTGGTATGCAAAACTCGAAGATCCCAATGATAATTGCCGTTGTGAGTAATATTATCAACATTGCGTTGTCCACCTACTTTGTTTATGGAATGAATTTAGATGCTCGTGGTGTTGCCTTAGGAACTGTAATTGCCCAGTATTGCGGATTATTTATGGCTCTGTTTTTCATCCTTCGATTTTACCGTCGATTGTTTCACTACTGGAGTAGAAAAGGGATGATGCAAATTAAAGAATTGAAGAACTTCATTGCAATTAATAAGGATATTTTCATTCGAACGCTCTGCATCATATTCGTGTTCACATTTTTCACAACAGAATCGGCTAACACAAACAAAACCATTCTGGCCGTAAATTCACTACTCCTGCAATTTTTATTCATCTTCTCTTACTTTATGGATGGCTTTGCATTTGCGGCCGAGGCTTTAGTGGGGAAATTTATTGGAGCTAAAAACCAAACTGGATTGAGAAGTGTAATTCGTCTGCTTTTTATTTGGGGAATTGGAATAAGCCTCGCCTTCACTATTTTTTATGCGACAAGCAGTAATTGGATTTTAGCAGCATTAACAAATAGTGAATCGACGATATTAGAAGCACAAGCCTATATAAAATGGATTGTATTATTGCCAATTCTAAGTTTCAGCTCTTTTTTACTGGATGGAATTTTTATCGGTGCAACCGCTTCGGTCTATATGAGGAAAACAATGATCGCAGCAACTTTATTTGTTTTTATACCCAGTTACTATTTTCTGAGTAACAGCTTTCAAAATCATGGATTATGGATGGCCATGCTTGGATTCATGCTGGCTCGCGGAGTATTTCAAACTATATATTACAAAAAGGCAATACTTTTAAAATTCAATTAA
- the folE gene encoding GTP cyclohydrolase I FolE has protein sequence MEFSTNGDSHNGFTKIEKYNQDTTEQLMFHYKKVLELLGEDAEREGLLKTPLRVAKAMQFLTQGYHNNPEDILKSAIFKEDYRQMVIVKDIEVYSMCEHHMLPFVGRAHVAYIPNGTITGLSKIARVVDAFARRLQVQERLTTQIKDCIQNTLNPLGVAVVIEAQHMCMSMRGVQKQNAITTTSDFTGAFEKVATREEFIRLISTKSNY, from the coding sequence ATGGAATTTTCAACCAACGGAGACAGTCATAACGGTTTCACAAAAATAGAAAAATACAATCAAGATACTACAGAACAGCTAATGTTTCACTATAAAAAAGTTCTTGAATTGTTAGGCGAAGATGCCGAACGCGAAGGTCTTTTAAAAACCCCGTTACGAGTTGCTAAAGCAATGCAGTTCTTAACACAAGGATACCATAACAACCCAGAAGATATTTTAAAATCGGCTATATTTAAGGAAGATTACCGCCAAATGGTAATTGTGAAAGATATTGAGGTTTATTCTATGTGTGAGCATCATATGTTGCCTTTTGTGGGTAGAGCACATGTTGCATACATTCCAAACGGCACCATTACCGGATTGAGTAAAATTGCCCGGGTTGTTGATGCTTTTGCTCGAAGATTACAGGTACAAGAGCGTTTAACCACGCAGATTAAAGACTGCATTCAAAACACTCTAAATCCATTAGGGGTTGCTGTAGTTATTGAAGCTCAGCACATGTGTATGTCCATGCGTGGAGTTCAAAAACAAAATGCAATTACAACGACATCTGATTTTACCGGCGCCTTTGAAAAGGTTGCTACAAGAGAAGAGTTTATTCGTTTGATTTCTACTAAATCTAACTACTAA
- the fabD gene encoding ACP S-malonyltransferase, translated as MKAYVFPGQGAQFVGMGKDLYENSDLAKDLFEQANDILGFKITDLMFEGTDEDLRQTNVTQPAIFLHSVILAETLGVNFKPEMVAGHSLGEFSALVANGALSFEDGLKLVSQRAVAMQKACKIEPSTMAAIIGLDDETVIKICGEINEIVVPANFNCPGQLVISGSMKGIEIACEKLLEAGAKRAIPLKVGGAFHSPLMEPARVELEEAIENTTFSTPICPVYQNVNAMPVSDPDEIKKNLVSQLTAPVQFTQTMVNMIADGATLFTEVGPGKVIQGLVKKVDRKMETAGVDSFQG; from the coding sequence ATGAAAGCATATGTATTTCCAGGGCAAGGAGCCCAATTTGTTGGTATGGGAAAAGACCTGTACGAAAATTCAGACCTTGCCAAAGATCTTTTTGAACAAGCCAACGATATTTTAGGTTTTAAAATTACCGACCTGATGTTTGAAGGAACTGATGAAGATTTACGTCAAACTAATGTTACTCAGCCTGCGATTTTTTTGCATTCTGTAATTTTAGCTGAAACTCTTGGTGTGAATTTCAAACCAGAAATGGTAGCTGGGCACTCATTAGGTGAATTTTCTGCTTTGGTTGCTAATGGAGCCTTATCTTTCGAAGATGGTCTTAAATTGGTTTCTCAGCGTGCTGTAGCAATGCAAAAAGCCTGCAAAATTGAACCATCAACCATGGCCGCAATAATCGGATTGGATGATGAAACTGTAATAAAAATATGTGGAGAAATTAACGAAATTGTAGTCCCTGCTAATTTCAACTGTCCTGGACAATTGGTTATTTCCGGTAGCATGAAAGGCATTGAGATTGCTTGCGAAAAACTACTTGAGGCTGGTGCTAAAAGAGCTATTCCTTTAAAAGTAGGTGGTGCATTTCATTCTCCTTTAATGGAGCCTGCGCGTGTAGAATTGGAGGAAGCTATTGAGAATACGACTTTCTCAACTCCAATCTGTCCGGTATATCAGAATGTAAATGCAATGCCTGTTTCAGATCCTGATGAAATCAAGAAAAATTTGGTTTCTCAATTGACTGCTCCGGTTCAATTTACTCAAACCATGGTTAATATGATTGCTGATGGTGCGACCTTATTCACAGAAGTAGGTCCGGGAAAAGTTATTCAAGGATTGGTAAAAAAAGTTGACCGTAAAATGGAAACTGCAGGTGTAGATTCATTTCAAGGATAA